DNA from Candidatus Margulisiibacteriota bacterium:
TCGATTATTTCTACCTGTGGACCAAACGACAATAACCAGTAGTAGATAGTATCAATGTCCCCAGTCTGAAATTCCACCACCAGCTCACCTTTCGGTGTATAGCTTGTTTTATAATTATTATCGGTGAAC
Protein-coding regions in this window:
- a CDS encoding WYL domain-containing protein; the protein is FTDNNYKTSYTPKGELVVEFQTGDIDTIYYWLLSFGPQVEIIEPFTLRSRIRKDLISMVTMY